Proteins found in one Brevibacillus brevis genomic segment:
- a CDS encoding ABC transporter substrate-binding protein — MMKANKTHTVIKGLAFGIMTAAMLLVSACGSTTTTQAPAKTEQTAAPAAEGKPVTLTNNGIEMTYPTAPERAVTLNQHVTEIMLALGLADKMVGTAYLDDEILPELKADYDKIPVLSDKYPTKEVLLAANPDFVYAGWKSGFGEKGVGSMQDLEKVGIKSYLQASSSMPGPTIDDVFADITNIGRIFRVEDKANDLIHKMKSEMDQTMSKIGKIDEPLKVFVYDNGEDKPFTAANNYMTSLIKNAGGKNIFDDIQKGWAEVSWEQVVSRNPDVIIIVDYGDRTVEQKRNFLLSKKELADIPAIKNQRLMVLPLSAASEGVRAPIALKILAEGLYPDKFK; from the coding sequence ATGATGAAGGCAAACAAAACGCATACAGTAATAAAAGGACTAGCTTTCGGTATTATGACAGCTGCCATGCTTTTGGTTTCGGCATGCGGCTCCACTACGACAACACAGGCTCCAGCCAAAACAGAACAAACAGCTGCTCCAGCAGCAGAAGGCAAGCCAGTAACACTAACCAATAATGGTATCGAAATGACTTATCCAACAGCACCTGAGCGTGCAGTGACTTTGAACCAGCACGTCACCGAAATCATGCTGGCATTGGGCCTTGCTGATAAAATGGTCGGAACTGCTTACCTGGATGATGAAATCCTTCCTGAGTTAAAAGCAGATTACGACAAGATTCCGGTACTGTCTGACAAGTATCCTACGAAAGAAGTGCTGCTGGCAGCGAACCCAGACTTTGTCTACGCCGGATGGAAAAGTGGATTCGGCGAGAAGGGCGTAGGATCGATGCAAGATTTGGAAAAGGTTGGCATCAAATCGTATCTGCAAGCGTCATCTAGCATGCCTGGTCCGACTATCGACGATGTGTTTGCGGACATTACGAACATTGGACGCATTTTCCGTGTGGAGGACAAAGCCAATGATTTGATCCATAAAATGAAGAGTGAAATGGATCAAACCATGAGCAAAATTGGCAAGATTGACGAGCCACTAAAAGTGTTCGTGTACGACAACGGGGAAGATAAACCATTCACAGCAGCCAACAACTACATGACATCCTTAATCAAGAATGCAGGCGGTAAGAACATTTTTGACGATATTCAAAAGGGTTGGGCAGAGGTAAGTTGGGAACAAGTAGTAAGTCGCAATCCAGACGTGATTATTATCGTAGATTACGGGGATAGAACCGTCGAGCAAAAACGCAATTTCCTTTTGAGTAAAAAAGAATTGGCGGATATCCCTGCGATTAAAAATCAACGACTAATGGTATTGCCTTTGTCCGCAGCTTCTGAAGGTGTTCGAGCACCGATTGCGCTGAAAATTTTGGCGGAAGGACTCTACCCGGATAAATTCAAATAG
- a CDS encoding FecCD family ABC transporter permease, whose amino-acid sequence MVGLFLSITFAVTLGSVEIKPTTVWKIALSKIPMLTQWIEVDWSKGEQTIIWDIRFPRVLLGAIVGAGLSVVGVAIQSLVRNSLADPYVLGVSSGASVGATSVIIFGAFSMYGQYALSFGAFTGSLVSIILIFTLSRIGGQNSTVRLLMAGIAISAILSAITSLLVFSAPNEHGIGTVLFWLSGSLAGGKWEYLTIPTMIVVICLIVLMAQYRSLNAMLMGEESAGTLGVNTVQFRKLLLVITALLTGVIVSIAGSIGFVGLMMPHIVRVMVGSDHRRVLPVSALFGAIFLIWVDVVARLAFAPEELPIGILTALCGGPFFIWLMLRSSYSFGGSGR is encoded by the coding sequence CTGGTCGGACTTTTCCTCTCGATTACGTTCGCAGTTACCCTGGGATCAGTAGAGATTAAGCCGACTACGGTATGGAAAATCGCCTTATCAAAAATTCCGATGTTGACCCAATGGATCGAAGTGGATTGGTCCAAAGGTGAGCAAACGATTATTTGGGATATTCGCTTTCCTCGTGTACTCTTGGGGGCAATCGTCGGCGCAGGTCTGTCTGTCGTGGGAGTAGCGATTCAATCGTTGGTTCGCAACTCCCTGGCTGACCCGTATGTGTTAGGCGTATCTTCAGGTGCTTCGGTTGGCGCTACCTCGGTAATTATTTTTGGAGCATTCAGCATGTACGGGCAGTATGCGCTATCCTTTGGCGCTTTTACAGGCTCCCTTGTGTCCATCATTCTTATTTTTACGCTATCCCGTATTGGTGGACAAAACTCGACGGTACGCCTGCTCATGGCTGGAATTGCGATATCTGCGATCTTGTCGGCCATTACCAGTCTGCTTGTTTTTTCAGCGCCAAATGAGCATGGAATTGGGACGGTTCTGTTTTGGTTAAGTGGCAGTCTGGCTGGCGGGAAATGGGAATACCTGACGATCCCTACAATGATTGTCGTCATCTGTCTCATCGTCTTAATGGCCCAATACCGCTCGCTCAATGCGATGCTGATGGGCGAAGAGTCAGCGGGGACATTGGGGGTGAATACGGTACAATTCCGCAAGCTTCTCCTGGTGATCACGGCACTGCTCACGGGGGTGATCGTGTCCATCGCGGGATCAATCGGTTTTGTCGGATTAATGATGCCCCACATCGTCCGTGTAATGGTTGGATCAGATCACAGACGTGTTCTGCCTGTCAGCGCTTTGTTTGGCGCGATCTTTCTCATCTGGGTTGATGTAGTTGCCAGGCTTGCCTTTGCACCGGAAGAGCTGCCGATTGGTATTTTGACAGCACTGTGTGGAGGTCCATTCTTTATCTGGTTGATGCTGCGGAGTTCTTATTCCTTTGGAGGTAGCGGACGATGA
- a CDS encoding heme ABC transporter ATP-binding protein, which produces MNLQVENISVELEKKGILHNVSLEVRSGEFVGLIGPNGSGKSTLLKSIYRVLKPRSGWISLDGDDVYKLTSRQNAQRMAAVRQETSVEFDFSVTEIVNMGRAPHKRLFQSDDAEDVRICEDALQRVGMHTYADRSFFSLSGGEKQRVLIARALVQQAQFLVLDEPTNHLDVRYQLQVMDLVKTLGITVLSSLHDLNIAAMYCDRLYVICEGEIVTSGTPEEVLTPNLIRDVFGVETEVMTHPITGKKHVYFYSEAIRVKPPIQKVMSGAN; this is translated from the coding sequence ATGAATTTGCAGGTTGAGAATATATCGGTCGAACTGGAGAAAAAGGGAATCCTGCACAACGTCAGTCTGGAGGTGCGCTCTGGAGAGTTTGTGGGGCTGATCGGGCCGAATGGCAGTGGGAAGTCCACGTTGCTAAAAAGCATTTATCGCGTACTGAAGCCGCGTTCGGGATGGATCTCACTCGATGGCGACGACGTATACAAGCTAACCTCACGCCAAAACGCTCAGCGAATGGCGGCAGTACGGCAGGAGACCTCTGTCGAATTCGATTTTTCGGTGACCGAAATCGTGAATATGGGACGTGCCCCGCATAAGCGACTATTTCAGTCCGATGACGCGGAAGACGTTCGGATTTGTGAAGATGCACTACAGCGGGTAGGGATGCATACATACGCTGATCGCAGCTTTTTCAGTTTATCCGGTGGGGAGAAGCAGCGAGTGCTGATTGCCAGAGCTTTGGTGCAGCAAGCGCAGTTTCTTGTTCTTGATGAGCCGACGAATCATTTGGATGTTCGATACCAGTTGCAGGTCATGGATCTCGTCAAAACGTTGGGGATTACGGTCTTGTCTTCGCTGCATGATCTCAATATCGCAGCGATGTACTGTGATCGGCTGTACGTAATCTGTGAGGGGGAAATCGTTACATCGGGAACGCCAGAGGAGGTCTTGACACCTAATCTGATCCGGGATGTTTTCGGAGTAGAAACAGAAGTGATGACCCATCCTATTACAGGAAAAAAGCATGTGTATTTCTACTCGGAAGCGATCCGTGTAAAGCCACCTATCCAGAAGGTAATGAGTGGAGCCAATTAA
- a CDS encoding dipeptidase, with amino-acid sequence MTEVTREQARKFHDGVHVFDGHFDLLMDVEIQRGYGRTKMIETEYLPRFQQGGVHSIVAAVFVEDAFVPEMSLRKALNQISALHAEAAESPEHIVIAKNLGDLQRARAEQKVSFILSLEGAEPLHNDLSLLRVFYELGVRMMGLVWSRRNFAGDGSFFAPVREGKKGGITDFGVRLIEEAEKLGIVIDVSHLNDEGFWDVMEIAEKPVIASHSNSRTIVPTMRNLTDEQIKAIAEKDGLVGLNACSMFTATNSADSTIERLIDHVDYMKKLVGARYIGIGLDLCDDLTKYLPLDKISKTKEMPFDVVKGHASLPEITRELLKRRYTDAEIEGILGGNFLRVYQQVWK; translated from the coding sequence ATGACGGAAGTAACGAGAGAACAGGCGCGCAAATTTCACGACGGTGTTCACGTTTTCGATGGGCATTTTGATCTGCTGATGGATGTGGAGATTCAGCGTGGATATGGTCGAACCAAAATGATCGAGACGGAGTACTTGCCACGGTTCCAGCAGGGTGGCGTGCATTCCATTGTGGCAGCCGTGTTCGTCGAGGATGCTTTTGTACCAGAGATGAGTCTTCGCAAGGCGCTCAACCAGATCAGTGCTTTGCATGCAGAGGCGGCAGAGTCTCCCGAGCACATCGTCATCGCCAAAAATCTGGGTGATTTGCAACGGGCAAGAGCGGAGCAAAAAGTATCGTTCATTCTGTCGTTGGAAGGGGCAGAGCCACTGCATAACGATTTGAGTCTCTTGCGTGTCTTTTATGAGCTCGGAGTACGGATGATGGGGCTGGTTTGGAGTCGGCGCAACTTTGCTGGGGACGGCAGCTTTTTTGCACCGGTTCGGGAAGGGAAAAAAGGAGGCATCACCGATTTCGGTGTTCGTCTTATCGAGGAAGCGGAAAAACTGGGTATCGTCATCGATGTGAGCCATTTGAATGACGAAGGGTTCTGGGACGTGATGGAGATCGCAGAAAAACCGGTGATCGCTTCTCACTCCAACAGTCGAACAATCGTGCCGACAATGCGCAATCTGACAGATGAACAGATCAAAGCAATTGCGGAAAAGGACGGACTCGTCGGGTTGAATGCGTGTAGCATGTTTACAGCGACTAACAGTGCCGACTCAACTATCGAGAGACTGATTGATCATGTTGACTATATGAAAAAGCTTGTCGGAGCAAGGTACATCGGTATTGGCTTAGACCTGTGCGATGATTTGACGAAATATTTGCCCTTGGACAAGATTTCCAAAACGAAAGAGATGCCATTTGACGTAGTAAAAGGCCATGCGTCACTGCCGGAAATTACGCGTGAGCTATTGAAGCGCAGATACACCGATGCAGAGATCGAAGGAATCTTGGGTGGCAATTTCCTCAGAGTGTATCAGCAAGTGTGGAAGTAG
- a CDS encoding CocE/NonD family hydrolase: MAQTGHKQAFFGYYQSGIKVADIRFEDGEVWHRSTGWDTGGAVDGPFLLLAKGEATYELPLLTLAQKLPEWERIDWESESVVFPGSGGHYQRHLSIEGTGPTGQKQAWVWAVREAAQPIDLIICENEVIALVLTGRGDSVVLVKTGWEDLTPLTMWQDPTLSEVNYGVHHLGRHDLAMRDGVRLATEVWLPAGLGEGQRVPTIFMRTPYGRMDGIFRRLPFVARGYALVVQDTRGREDSEGEWIPLVHERNDGDDSLNWIASQEWSDGNVGMLGGSYVGYVQWAAAASGNPHLKAIFSYVTVGTPYVDIPRKGGTILGGLSWIFMMAEKRRNVAALSRDDWSEVIKVRPIKDIPQKVLGKEIPFWTKWMEHPNGDEFWTMSDWKRHADQVKVPATLVSGWYDDNGMGTSESWEVVSRNVPEHARLILGPWYHKANTTREIHHVPFGNNAIRYDLDITQLRWFDRYLKGVENGVDQEPRVEYYMVGENEWKTSQTWPPAETTLTNLYLSSGGNANTSGGDGTLTLSIPDEQAVDTYSYNPLDAAPYLLDLSENENSVPENYRDVEERADVLVYTSEPLEEEVVIAGEISAIIYASSSARDTDWLVRLCDVDEEGNSIRLSDGIICARYRHSFAEPELLVPEHIERYEIRMTKIANVFRKGHRIRVSVTSGAENFSFPNPNTGNDLATETETVIASQRIYHDSQYPSHIKLPLLHSGGSKQFSGGI; encoded by the coding sequence GTGGCACAGACTGGGCACAAACAAGCTTTTTTTGGCTATTATCAATCTGGCATCAAGGTAGCTGATATACGCTTTGAGGATGGGGAAGTTTGGCATCGGAGCACAGGTTGGGATACGGGTGGTGCGGTTGACGGTCCGTTTTTACTACTGGCTAAAGGGGAAGCAACCTACGAGTTGCCACTCCTTACCCTGGCACAGAAGCTTCCGGAATGGGAGCGAATTGACTGGGAGAGCGAATCAGTCGTGTTTCCGGGAAGTGGAGGGCACTACCAACGCCATCTATCCATCGAAGGAACAGGTCCCACAGGGCAAAAGCAAGCTTGGGTCTGGGCGGTGCGCGAAGCAGCGCAGCCAATTGACTTGATCATTTGTGAGAACGAAGTCATCGCGTTGGTGCTGACAGGTCGTGGTGATAGTGTCGTATTGGTGAAAACAGGGTGGGAAGATTTGACTCCGCTTACGATGTGGCAAGACCCTACGCTGTCTGAAGTTAACTACGGCGTACATCATTTGGGTAGGCATGATCTAGCGATGAGAGATGGCGTTCGGCTGGCTACCGAGGTATGGCTACCCGCAGGCTTGGGGGAAGGACAGCGGGTTCCAACAATTTTCATGCGCACTCCCTATGGACGGATGGATGGCATTTTTCGCCGGTTGCCCTTTGTAGCTCGTGGATATGCGCTGGTTGTTCAGGATACGCGCGGACGGGAAGATTCCGAAGGAGAGTGGATTCCACTCGTTCATGAGCGTAATGATGGAGATGACAGCCTCAACTGGATCGCGAGTCAGGAGTGGTCGGATGGCAACGTAGGGATGCTCGGCGGCTCCTATGTGGGGTACGTGCAATGGGCTGCGGCCGCAAGCGGAAATCCGCATCTGAAGGCGATTTTCAGCTACGTGACAGTAGGAACACCTTATGTGGACATCCCGCGCAAAGGGGGGACGATTCTTGGTGGCCTGTCATGGATTTTCATGATGGCTGAGAAGCGTCGAAATGTCGCGGCTCTTTCCCGAGATGACTGGAGTGAGGTCATCAAAGTGCGTCCGATCAAGGACATCCCGCAAAAAGTGCTGGGGAAAGAAATCCCGTTTTGGACAAAATGGATGGAACACCCGAATGGAGACGAGTTCTGGACCATGTCGGACTGGAAGCGGCATGCGGATCAGGTAAAGGTGCCTGCTACCCTGGTATCTGGCTGGTATGACGACAACGGGATGGGGACGAGCGAATCATGGGAGGTTGTCTCCCGAAATGTGCCAGAGCACGCCAGACTCATCTTGGGGCCATGGTATCACAAGGCGAATACGACACGAGAAATCCATCATGTGCCCTTTGGAAACAACGCCATCCGCTACGATCTGGATATAACGCAGCTACGGTGGTTTGACCGCTATCTAAAAGGAGTGGAAAATGGCGTCGATCAAGAGCCGCGGGTTGAGTACTACATGGTGGGAGAAAACGAATGGAAGACCTCGCAGACTTGGCCGCCAGCGGAGACGACGCTGACGAATCTGTATCTGAGCAGTGGGGGAAACGCCAATACGAGCGGCGGAGATGGAACACTGACCCTGTCTATCCCGGATGAACAAGCGGTGGATACATACAGTTATAATCCGCTAGACGCAGCACCGTATCTGTTGGATTTGTCCGAAAATGAAAATAGTGTTCCGGAAAACTATCGTGATGTGGAAGAACGAGCAGATGTACTTGTCTACACATCAGAGCCATTGGAAGAGGAAGTCGTCATCGCGGGAGAAATCTCGGCTATTATCTACGCATCCAGCTCGGCGCGGGATACTGATTGGCTGGTCCGGCTATGTGATGTAGACGAGGAAGGCAATTCGATTCGTCTATCGGACGGGATTATTTGTGCACGCTACCGACACTCATTCGCGGAGCCAGAGCTACTTGTTCCAGAACACATCGAACGCTATGAGATTCGCATGACCAAGATCGCCAATGTCTTCCGAAAAGGTCACCGTATTCGCGTCTCCGTTACTTCTGGTGCCGAGAACTTCTCGTTCCCCAATCCGAATACAGGCAACGATCTGGCAACGGAAACCGAGACGGTCATTGCCTCGCAACGTATATATCATGACAGCCAGTATCCGAGTCATATCAAACTCCCTCTCTTGCATTCTGGGGGAAGCAAGCAATTTTCAGGAGGTATCTAA
- a CDS encoding methyltransferase domain-containing protein codes for MTVYSCRICKFRYDEWLGDTKNGVPPGVPFPHLAGSVCTDCGMNEEGRHLPLPETKYTNVEATYYDQFAGKASIAFYRNWLLQEAEQSSVSVLELGVGTGRIAIELARNGLSVCGIDWSPDMLAMAAKKKRRMLKGKEELLELVEQNMWELELDRQFTHALLPEGIFQQATCRDKQRQLLSVIHDYIMEDGTVAIDLLLPPVKNQWTTMQRKFVFPDRMVYQKVEGETSLLDQKFRYTLTYETFLDQIEQPRYRVEREMALLLPTELELLLEGSGFRVTYSKENVFHKQDFESSQADEGYDMDRWQHGGYPFAEPVGKPGGATRWTILAKKISSSSL; via the coding sequence ATGACTGTTTATAGTTGCAGAATATGCAAGTTCCGTTACGACGAGTGGCTAGGTGATACGAAAAATGGCGTCCCGCCCGGGGTGCCTTTTCCTCATTTAGCAGGTTCTGTGTGTACTGATTGTGGGATGAATGAGGAAGGACGGCACTTGCCGCTTCCTGAAACGAAGTACACGAACGTAGAAGCAACGTATTACGATCAGTTTGCCGGGAAGGCTAGCATCGCTTTTTATCGAAACTGGTTGCTGCAGGAAGCGGAGCAATCTTCAGTCTCGGTGCTGGAGCTGGGTGTTGGAACAGGGAGAATTGCCATTGAGCTGGCACGGAATGGCTTGTCCGTCTGCGGGATTGATTGGAGCCCGGATATGCTTGCGATGGCCGCCAAAAAGAAACGGCGCATGTTAAAAGGGAAAGAAGAACTGTTGGAGCTGGTAGAACAAAATATGTGGGAGCTGGAACTTGATCGGCAATTTACACATGCGCTACTTCCGGAAGGGATTTTTCAGCAGGCCACCTGTAGAGACAAGCAACGTCAATTGCTTTCGGTCATCCACGATTACATAATGGAGGACGGAACAGTGGCAATTGATCTACTCTTGCCGCCAGTAAAAAATCAATGGACAACGATGCAACGCAAATTCGTTTTCCCAGACCGAATGGTATATCAAAAGGTAGAAGGTGAAACCTCGCTCTTGGATCAAAAGTTCCGCTACACGCTTACTTATGAGACTTTTCTTGATCAGATCGAGCAGCCGAGGTATCGCGTAGAGCGAGAGATGGCGTTGCTTTTGCCTACAGAGCTTGAGCTGTTACTGGAAGGATCAGGCTTTCGCGTCACCTATAGCAAAGAGAATGTCTTCCACAAGCAAGACTTCGAGTCGAGTCAAGCGGACGAGGGCTATGATATGGATCGTTGGCAGCATGGGGGATATCCATTCGCTGAACCTGTCGGGAAACCGGGTGGAGCTACCCGCTGGACGATTTTGGCGAAAAAAATTTCTTCCTCCTCTTTGTAA